In the genome of Polynucleobacter sp. TSB-Sco08W16, the window GCCATTGCTTCCTTTGGCATGATCTATAAATTGACCATACCAGCGAGTTTGCACAATGAGAGGCTCAGGATCATCGGCACTATTTACAAATACGAGTGCACAAACATAATGCGCGCCTCGATCTGATTGATTTTTTAATTCCTCAATCAGCTTTTGGTTATTGGCAGCATCATTGGCTGGCTCTCCCGCAAAGCGCGCTGATAACACGCCAGGCTGTCCATTTAAGGCATGCGCACAAATACCGGAGTCATCCGCTAATGCAGGAAGACCGCTCGCTGCACTGGCATGACGTGCTTTAGCAAGGGCATTTTCAACAAAGGTGTGATGAGGCTCTTCTGCCGAGGGAATGCCTAATTCTCCTTGCGGAATTACTTGGAAATCCAAGGGCGCTAATAAAGCTTGAAACTCCCGTACCTTGCCAGCGTTATTAGAAGCGAGAACGAGCTTTTGCATAGGATTATTTCAGTGCTTCGATCTGTAATTGAGTGAGCTCTTGAATTCCTAACTCGGCCAAATCTAGCAGGGCAGTTAACTCACTTCTAGAGAAGGCGGCTCCTTCAGCTGTGCCTTGCACTTCAATCATGCCACCTTTACCAGTCATGACAACATTCATATCGGTGTCGCATGAAGAGTCTTCTGGATAATCTAAATCCAGTACTGGAACACCTTGATAGATACCCACAGAGATAGCTGCAACACTATCAATGATCGGATCTTGTGTGAGAGCGCCACTTTTCAGTAGTTGGTTAACGGCATCGCGTGCTGCAACATAAGCACCAGTAATGGAAGCGGTTCGTGTACCACCATCCGCTTGCAATACATCGCAATCTAAATGAATCGTGCGTTCACCCAAGATTTCTAAATTGAAGACGCTGCGCATTGCACGGCCAATGAGACGCTGAATTTCTTGAGTGCGACCCGATTGCTTGCCGCGAGCCGCTTCACGATCACTGCGGGTATGAGTGGAGCGGGGCAGCATGCCGTATTCCGCCGTAACCCACCCTTCGCCAGAACCGCGCTTGTGAGGAGGCACCTTATCGAGGATGCTGGCGGTACACAAAACCTTGGTATCACCAAAAGCAATCAAAACGGAGCCTTCAGCATGTTTAGTAAAGCTGCGAGAGATTGTAACGGGACGCAAGTCTTTTGGTTTGCGACCGCTTGGGCGGTTGACGGTGCTTGAATTTGGGCTGCTCATGGATTTGTCCTAAAGGGGCTATAAAGAATCTACAATGTCCCTATGATATCGAGCATGACTGGTTATGGCAGCGCTTCTCGTCAAGTCTCCCTAGGAGCTGGCGTAGTTGCTGATCTGCAGGTGGAATGTCGGGCTGTTAACAGCCGCTTTCTGGATTTAGGCTTTCGTCTGCCGGACGAATGTCGCGGGGCGGAGCCCGCCTTGCGAGAAATGGCTACCCAAAGCCTTTTCCGGGGTAAGGTAGAGTTTCGGGCGGCATGGCGGGTCAATAGTGGTGCCGCAGGGGCTGCCAAGAGCAATCCCCATGCCTTAGGGGCAATTAATAAAGATCGCCTAGATGCGCTCTATACCCTTCAAGAAAAAGCCCAAGAAGCCTTTCCAAAAGCGCAAGAGATGAGTATTGCTGAAGTCCTGCGTTGGCCCGGGATTGTTTCTGAGCCTCGTGGGGAAGAAGAGGGCTGGATTGCTGCAACGGTTGAAGCTGGACGTGCCGCCTTAGAGGCGCTCATGAGCAGTCGACATGCAGAAGGACAAGCTTTGGTTGGTGTATTGACCAACATTACTAAAAAGATGCGCGAGATCGTCAAAGCAATTGAGCCTAAGGTTCCTGAATATGTCGCGCAATATCAAGAAAAACTCACCGAACGCTTATCAGAAGCATTGGCTGCGCAAGAACAAGCTAAGGCCGGCACAGAACTCATGGAGCGTATTCGTCAGGAAGTGGTTCTCTATGCTGTGCGTATTGATGTGGCGGAAGAGTTTGCGCGCTTAAAGACCCATCTACAGGCTGTTGACACCGCATTAGCTGGTAAGGGACCGGTAGGTAAGCGCTTAGATTTTCTAATGCAAGAACTCAATCGCGAAGCTAATACCCTCAGCTCCAAATCGGTTTCTGAGGAATGCACGCAAGCAGCCCTTGAGTTGAAGCTGCTTATTGAGCAAATGCGTGAGCAAGTGCAAAATCTGGAATGATGAGTCATTCATAATCCGTACAATTGATCTATGACTAGTCCAAATTTGACCCCTTCTTATCAAGGCAGTATGTTGATGATTGTGGCGCCATCTGGTGCGGGTAAGTCTTCCCTAGTCAATGCGCTATTAAAAGAAGATGCTGGATTAAAACTATCCTTATCCACTACGACGCGTTCACCAAGACCCGGTGAAGTCGATGGCAAGGATTATCGGTTTGCCTCTAAAGAAGATTTCATTGTTGAAAGAGACCAAGGTCATTTTCTAGAATGGGCAGAAGTGCATGGTCATTTTTATGGCACTTCAAAACCTTGGATCGAATCTCAGATGCAAGCGGGTAGTGATGTGATGCTCGAGATCGATTGGCAGGGCGCACAACAAATTCGCAAACTCATTCCATCGGTGCAGTGGATCTTTATTTTCCCTCCCTCGATTGAAGCTTTAGAGGAGCGTTTGCGTAAACGTGGCCAGGATGATGAAGCCACCATTCAAAGACGTTTAGCTGCTGCCCATATCGAGTTGCAGCATGCCCATGAGGCCGATTACATCGTGGTGAACGATTCTTTTGATCAGGCTCTAGTCGACCTCAAGCATATTTTGGCTTCCAGCCGACTACGCTCTGGACCCAGTATGGCCCGAAATCCAGCTCTTTTAAGGCGCCTTGGGGTTTAATCAGTTATCCTATAGGTATTGAAGCTAAATTAAGTGAGTCCAGCATGGCCCGTATTACTGTAGAAGATTGCCTGAAAACCATTCCAAATCGTTTTGAACTCGTATTGGCTGCGACATATCGCGCTCGTCAATTGGTTCAAGGTCACTCCCCACGTGTTGAGTCCAGAGATAAAGCTACAGTAGTTGCTTTGCGCGAAGTAGCTGCTGGTGTTACTGACCGTGACATGTTGACCAAAGTTCCTTTGTAATTTAGGAGTTCCGGTGTGGAGCTCCCTTTAGGAACAACCAAGACATCGGAATTAGTAGGAGGGGTCTCGCCCAATGAGGCCTCCTTTGGGGTAGCTCAAAAAGATTTACTCGTTACCCCATCAGATACATCTCTAGGTAGTCATTCTCAAAACGGCAAGAAGTCGATCATTGCGACTTTGTTGGCTCAGTCGAGCCGTCATTTGTTTGGACCAACCTCTGCGCCTGCTTTACCTCTTAAACATCAGGTGGTTTCAATTGAGGGCTTGCTCTCGAAACTTACCTATCTCAAGCCTGAAGAGATCGTCCAAGTAAAAAAAGCCTTTCAGTTTTCTGATGCGGCTCACTTAGGTCAGTATCGCCACAGTGGCGAGCCTTACATCACCCATCCTGTAGCCGTTGCAGAACTCTGCGCTACCTGGCGCTTAGATGCCCCTTCAATCATGGCGGCGCTCTTGCATGATGTGATTGAGGATACGGGTTGCACTAAAGCCGATTTAGTAGAAAAGTTTGGCAATAAGGTGGCTGAGCTAGTTGAGGGTCTGACTAAGCTCGACAAATTGGAATTCCAAAGTCATGCAGAAGCTCAGGCTGAGAGTTTCCGCAAAATGTTTATGGCGATGGCGCGAGATGTTCGCGTCATTCTTGTGAAGCTAGCAGACCGCACTCACAATATGCGCACGCTTGATGCTGTGCCGATGGAAAAGCGCCGTAGGGTAGCTGCAGAAACCATTGAGATTTATGCCCCCATTGCGCATCGCCTTGGATTAAATATCATCTATCGTGATTTGCAGGATCTGAGTTTCCGTTACTCGATGCCAATGCGCTTTCGGGTCATTGAAGGAGCCGTAAAGCGGGCGCGTGGCAATCGTAAGGAGATGGTTGAAAAGATTTTGCAAGCCTCTCGTATGGCTTTTGCAAAAGCTAATCTAGAGGTCGATCTACGCGGTCGTGAAAAAACGCTTTATAGCATCTACAACAAGATGCGCGCTAAGCACGTCAGCTTTTCTCAAGTGTTAGATGTCTATGCATTCCGTGTCACGGTTGGCAGCATAGATGAATGCTATCGTTCCTTAGGTATCTTGCATTCTCTTTTTAAGCCGATGCCAGGTAAGTTTAAGGATTACATTGCGATTCCGAAACTCAACGGCTATCAATCCCTACACACCACTTTATTAGGGCCATCTGGTGTGCCGGTTGAGTTCCAGATTCGCACTACCGATATGCACGCCGTAGCAGAAGCGGGCGTTGCAGCGCATTGGGCTTATAAAGACGGATCGCCTGATATGAGCGAAGTACAAAACCGCGCTCATCAATGGCTCCAATCTTTGATTGATATTCAAGATAGCAGTGGCGACTCACAAGAATTCTTAGAGCACGTCAAAATCGATTTATTCCCGGATGCGGTTTATGTGTTTACGCCCAAGGGGCAAATTCGTGCACTTCCTAGGGGCGCTACCGCTCTTGACTTTGCTTATTCAATTCATAGTGACTTGGGTAACACCTGTGTCGCCGTCAAAGTAAATGGTCTGCAATTACCACTTCGCAGCGAGCTGAAGAATGGCGACATTATTGAAGTCGTGACTTCAGGTAATTCACAGCCGAATCCTGGCTGGCTGGCATTTGTACGAACAGGTAAAGCTCGTGCATCGATTCGCCATTCATTAAAGACGAAACATTACTCAGAATCACTACAGTTGGGTGAGCGATTGCTTGCCAATGGCCTGCGCCAGCAAGGCGTAGATGCTGCATTACTAACCCCCGAGATTTGGGAAAAACTCATGCACTGGACGGGTGATAAAACCCGCGAAGAGGCATGCGTCAATATCGCCCTTGGTCGCCGTTCTCCTCAAGAGCTGGCGATTCGTCTCAAGATCTTGATTGATGATGAGGGTGGGGGTGAGCAGATGCGTCTTGGTGCCGCAGATTGGGTTGCGCCAAACCAAGAATCACATCAGCATCAGCGTCAGGCTATCCTAGTCGATGGTCGAGAGGGCAATTCGATTCACTTCCAATCTTGCTGTCATCCAATTCCAGGCGACGGCATCATTGGTTACCTTGGAAAGGGTGAGGGCCTGCAAGTTCATATCCATGACTGCTCTGTTGCACTCCGAATGCTTTCTAAAGATAGCGATAAGTGGGTGGAGGTTGAGTGGGCTAAGGAGCTCAATCGAGAATTTGAAGTTGACCTAGCAATCGATACACGTCAAGGTAAGGGTGTCTTGGCACGCGTGGCTAGTAGCGTTACTTCTGCCGACTCCAATATTATGAATGTCTCGATGGAAGATCGCTTTAAAGAAGACTCCGTAACTATTCGCTTCACCATTCAAGTCTATGACCGCCTGCACTTATCTAAAGTGATGCGTAGCTTGCGTACGAACCCAGATGTCATGCGCGTGACTCGTACGCGCGCTCTTTGAATGAACTATAAATACTGAACATCTAGTATTTCTATTTCAGTAGGGCCCGTTGGCGTTTGAATCGTCACGCAATCACCCAATCTTGCTTTGATCAAAGCTTTGGCAATGGGCGATACCCAGCTCACGTGGTTTTTCTCTAAGTCGACCTCATCGACACCCACAATAGTGATGGTGGTCTCTTTTCCCGCATTCTTGCCCTCTAGAGGGGAGTAAGACACGGTAGCCCCAAAAAAGATCTGCTCAGCATCAGCATCACCGGTTTTTCTCGCCAAATTATCGACAACAACAGCAAATTCAAGGCGTTTATTGAGGAAGCGAATACGTCGATCAATCTCCCGAAGTCGCTTCTTTCCGTAGATATAGTCCCCATTTTCCGACCGGTCACCATTGCTGGCCGCCCAGTGCACAACCTTCACAACCTCAGGCCGATCAAGGTTTAGAAGCTGTAGGAGCTCGGTTTTAATCCGCTCGTGACCAGCGGGGGTGATGTAGTTCTTCTCTTCCATGGCATAATTATGGCTGTTGCGGCTGTAGCTCAGCTGGATAGAGTACTTGGCTACGAACCAAGGGGTCGTGGGTTCAATTCCTGCCAGCCGCACCAACTTATGCAGGGCCTAGTTGAAAAACTGGGCCCTTTTTCTTTTTTAGCATTTCACATAGGTTTCTTGTAGATACCTTATAGTCTCGATATGAGCGTTTCTGACACTATTTCCGCCGTTAATCCTTCTGCTAGTGCCCCAGTGGCAGTTTGGTCACTCATCGACGCCTCTAACGCCAAGGTCGGTTTGAGTGGAAAAGTGAATATCTACACCTTAGGTGGAATCTGGACTCAGATTCGTAATGCACAGGACGCTTGGTTAGCGCAAATTCCACAAGACAAGATTCAATCTGCATCCCTCACGTTTGATGCATCACAAGTATCTTCTTTGGATGGAGCAGGTATTGCATTTTTGATTGGCGTAGAAGAAGCGCAGCAGAAGGTGGGCGCGAATTTTTCTTTGATAGGGTTAGATTCTCGTTATGAGCCGATGCTCCACGAATTTGATCCAATCACCAATTTATTTCCAACGCCAGCAGTTAAACCCAAAAGAAGTTTTGTGGTTAGTACCGGCATGGCTGCGCAGAACCTGATTGATGACACACGTGGACTGATTACATTTACAGGACACTTAGCGGCAGATTTATTTTGGTCCATTCGTCACATTAAACAAGTGCGTTGGGGCGATTTTGTTAATGCAGCCGTAGAGGCTGGTATCGCTGCTTTACCTATCGTAGGCCTCGTGGCATTTCTGATCGGTGTGATCTTGTCCTTCCAGGCGGCTATTGGCATGAAGCAGTTCGGGGCCACCACTTTTGTAGGCCCCTTAGCTGCTCTAGGGATCGTACGTGAGATGGGACCTTTAATTACCGCAATCTTGCTCGCCGGTCGTTCATCTGCTGCTTTTGCTGCAGAAATTGGCACCATGACAGTCAATAACGAGGTTGATGCATTGGTAACGGGCGGTCTTAGTCCAATCCGTTTCTTAGTGGTTCCACGAGTGCTAGCTGGCATTTTGGTTGCGCCAATTCTGACGCTCTTTGCCGATATTGTGAGCATCATCGCTTCTATGTTCACGATGTTGATTTATGGCATCCCATTTATTAATTTTTATAACGGCATGCTCAATGCGGTGGACGTTGAAGATATTTGCTCAGGTCTTATTAAGGCTACCTTATTTGGTATTGTGATTTCAGCGATGGGTTGTCTACGTGGTATGCAAACCGGTACTGGTGCTGCAGCAGTAGGTATTTCTGCAACGCGCGCAGTAGTCAGTAGTATTGTGATGATCGTGTTGGTTGACGGTATCTTCGCCTTCATTTCTTATAAGACGGGTTTCTGATGAATACACCAGTGACCGCACCAAGCGCTCCATACGCAATCGAAGTTAAAGACCTGACCGTAGGTTATGGATCGAATATTTTGATGAAGGATCTGAACTTTACTGTTAATAACGGAGAAATCTTTGTTATTTTGGGAGGCTCAGGTTGCGGTAAGTCCAGTCTTCTCAAAAATATCTTTGGCCTTTATCAACCCTTGTCAGGGGACGTGTTGATTGAGGGTCAAAACATCACTGCATCACAGGGTGCAGAGCGCCAAAAAATCATGACGAGCTTTGGGGTGATGTATCAGCAGGGCGCACTGTTTGGTTCTATGAACCTACTCGATAATGTGACATTGTTCATGCAGGAATACACCCAACTCACTCAGAGCCAGATGAATCTGCTGGCCCGCTGCAAGCTCGACCTAGTTGGCTTGTTGCCTTATGAAACTTATATGCCGAGCGATATCAGTGGCGGTATGCAAAAGCGTGCAGCGATTGCAAGGGCGATGGCGCTGGATCCAAAAATTTTGTTCTTAGATGAGCCGTCTGCAGGTCTCGACCCTATTACCTCAGCAGATTTGGATCAAACCATTTTGGACTTATCTAAAAACCTCGGCATTACCTTTGTAATTGTTTCGCATGAGTTGGCCAGTATTTATACGATTGCCGATAAGGTGATTATGTTAGATAAAACCGCTAAGGGGATCATTGCAGAAGGTGACCCCAAAGTATTACGTGACACCAGCCCCGATCCTCGGGTGCGTCAATTCTTTAATCGCATTACGACTAAGGACGCAGCATGAGTACTAACTCCAATCCTAATTATTTCCGCCTTGGCGCTTTTGTGCTTGCCGCAATCGGTGTCTTGATCGCGGTAATTTTGATCTTTGGTTCAGGCCAGCTATTCAAAAAATCCTTCATGATCGAAACCTATATTAAGCAATCGGTCACGGGATTGGATACGGGTGCTACAGTCCGATTTAGAGGAGTCAAAATTGGTCAGGTGACCCAGATTGGCTTGTCGGGCGACATCTACGAGCAAGACGTACCTTTTCAAGATCGCCGTCAGTATGTAGTGGTGCGGATGCAGATTATGGGTGAAACTGTTAATGAAGACCTGATTAAAGAATTTGTTAAGAACAATCTTCGCGCACAGGTGAAGTCTCAAGGCATTACAGGTGTCAACTATATTGAATTTAACTTTACCCCTGTCGCGCAAACCTATCCACCTCTACCCTATGATTGGAAGTCAAAATATCCTGTTATTCCTTCCTTGCCTAATCAAGCCGACCAAATTATTGAAGGCATCCAGAAGCTGATCGATGGCTTAAACCAGGTCAATATAGATGGGACACAGAAAAAATTTGACACGCTGTTAACCAATCTCAATACGATGATGGCAGGCACAGGCAAGGATAACGATGGCTTGATTCAATCTGTTAAGCAGATGAATATCATCATGGAGCGCATCGCGAAAGTGACAGATAAAGATGAGCTCAATGTACTAATGCGTGAGTTGGTTGGTTCAATGGTCGCTTTACGCCAAACCATTACCAGTATGCAGGGCGATACCCAATTCACGGTTGAGAATCTGAAGCAGACCGCAGAGCAGTTAAATGAGTTCACTCGAATTGCTAGCCAATCACCGTCTAGCTTGATTTGGGGTGAGGTGCCAGCAAAAATTACGCTGCCTATGAATGGTATTCAAGCTCAGTCAGGAGCTGCTAAATGATCAAATTTGTTCTTGCATGCATTTTGGTAGTCGGTTTAGGCGCCTGTTCCTTACCAACTCGTGGCCCTGTAACGCCAACTAGCTGGGTCGTTGCTCCACAACGTACTGGAGCTCCACTGAAAGAGCGTTCCGATTTTTGGCTTAAGGTTGGTGCAGTGAGTGTTGCGTCACCCTATGATGGTAAGTCTTTGGTGTATCGCCTCACAGATCAGCGATACGAAAAGGATTTTTATAACATTTACTCAACGATTCCATCGGAGATGATCAGCAACTCTGAGCGTGAATGGTTCAATAAGGCCGGTATTTTTTCTGCAACAGTCGGTCAGAACACCAGCCTCTTTCCTTACTACACCCTACAAGCTACTGTGAATGAGTTTTACGGCGACTATCGCGTAAGGCCTGAAGCGGTTGTTAGTGTTGAGTTCTTTCTCACCGTTACCAACAGTGGAAAAAGCAATCCCTTGATTGGTGCAAATCGTTACACCAAACGCATTGCTCTCAAAGACAATACACCTGAGGCGCTTGTGTTGGGTCAGCAGCAAGCGCTTGCTGAAATCTTGAAGCAATATGAAGAGCAGCTTTACAAATATGCTGGCAATTTACCAAAACCAATGGGGCAGTAAGTTGAACAAACGTATTTCATTCAAATCTATTTTTAATCATTTTGTTCCTTTTGCTTTTTTGATATTAGGCTCGGGATTGAGCCTTTCAGTTCAAGCAGATGGCTTTCCCAATAAACCGATACGCTTGGTTGTACCATTTGCGCCGGGGGGAAGCACGGACATCATTGCCCGCGCAGTAGGGGATGCATTGGGTCGGCAGCTAGGTCAACCTGTCATTGTTGATAACAAGGCAGGTGGCGGGGGTTCTGTTGGTGCTTTAGAGGTGATGCGCGCTCCCAAGGATGGTTACACCATCGGCATGGCAACCGTCTCGACAACTGCTGCAAATCCTGCGATCAACCCTAAGATAGGCTACGACCCAATTACGGATTTCACGGCCATTAGTAATATTGCCGCCACTCCAAACATCATCGCTGTAAACCCGTCCTTTCCTGCAAAAGATTTCAAAACCTTTATGGCAGTGTTAAAGGCTAATCCCGGTAAGTATTCTTACTCAAGCTCCGGTACAGGGGGCATTGGCCATCTCCAAACAGAGCTATTTAAAAGCTTAACTGGTGTATTTATCGTCCACATTCCTTACCGTGGAGCAGGTCCTGCATTGGCCGATACCGTTGGCGGTCAAGTCTCGATGATTTTCGATAACTTGCCTTCTTCATTTCCATTTATCAAAGATGGCAAGCTTGTACCAATAGTGATTGCTGCGCCTAAGCGCTTAGCGCAACTTCCAAATGTGCCTACATTTACAGAGGTTGGTTTAGCTCCCGTTAACCGCATGGCTTACTACGGATTTTTAGGCCCCGCTGGCATGCCTAAAGATATCGTTGACAAATACTATGCTGCACTCAAGGTGGTGGTGAATGATCCCGCTGTCAAAAAGCGAATTGAAGACACGGGCTCTTTGATTAACGTGAATGGACCAGAGGCTTTTTCAAAAGAAATTAAAGCTGAATACGCGGTTTATAAAGAAGTGGTTGCTAAGCAAAAATTAGTTTTAGATTAATAAGCAACTCACGAATAGCCAAAGTAAAAATAAAACATTATTAGTGGGGGCAGTATGGATTTAGGTATCAAGGGTAAAGTGGCTTTAGTGTTGGCGTCTAGCCGAGGCTTGGGTCAAGCAATGGCGGTCTCTCTCGCGCGTGAGGGTGTCAAGGTTGCTGTTACTGGACGCAATCCAGAGGGTTTGCAAAAGTCCGTTGAGTTGATTCAAGCAGCAGGCGGCGTTGCGTTAGCGTTGAGCTGGGACTTATCGGATGCATCCGTTATTGATGGCCTAGTTTCTCAAGTTGAGAAAGAGCTGGGACCGATTGATATTCTGATTAACAATACAGGTGGACCTCCGCCGACTCCAGCAGCTGGACAAGATCCTGCTCTTTGGCAAAAGAGTTTTAATGACATGGTCTTATCCTTGATTGCCATTACAGATCGAGTTTTACCTGGCATGCGTCAACGTAAGTGGGGTCGCATTATTACGAGTACCACTTCTGGTGCGATTGCCCCGATTAAAAACTTAGCTATTTCGAATACATTGCGTGCCGCTTTATTGGCATGGTCAAAGACTCTGGCTGCAGAAGTTGCTGCTGAGGGCGTAACTGTGAACATCATCATGCCTGGTCGTGTCGCTACTGATCGTTTGCGTCAGCTAGATGAAGCCAGGGCTAAGCGTGAGAACACTAGCTACGAGGAAGTTGTGAAAGCGAGTTTGCGTCAAATCCCAGCAGGACGTTACGGCGATCCCCAGGAATACGGTGATGCCGCAGCGTTTTTAGCTAGTCAGAATGCTTCTTTTATCACTGGCACTGTCATGCGCATTGATGGCGGCCAGATACAGGCAATTTGATCCATCTTCTATCTAGCCTTATTCAAGGCTTGAAGCAAGACCTTCGCTCCAAGGAGTTAAGGTGGTTGTTGGTGGCGTTAATTTTATCGGTCAGCGCTTTAACCAGCGTGAGTTTTCTGGCTGATCGCATGCATCGGGCTTTTGAATTTGATGCGCGCCAACTTTTAGCTTCGGATCTTTTAATTGTTGCGGATCAGCCGATTCCTGAAGTTTTTCTTCAGGAGGCACAAAGCCAACAACTCCGGACTGCCCAAACAGTGGTATTTCCGAGTATGACTAGTAGTGGTGAACAGAGCAAGCTATCTTCAGTAAAGGCTGTTAGCTCTACCTATCCTTTAAGGGGCTCACTGCAGGTTGAGCCGCCACCGAATATTGCATCGGGACCTATTAGCGGCTCTGTCTGGGTCGATCCAGCGCTGTTAACAAATCTACATACCCATCTAGGCGACTCTTTACGGCTTGGCGATCATCAGTTTGTAATTTCTGGTGTTTTAATGCGCGAGCTTGATCGCGGCGCTGGTTTTATGAACTTTGCACCACGAGTCATGATGTCTTTAGATGACCTAGAGTCCACCGGTCTGATCGGTCCTGGGAGTCGGGTGACGTATCGATTGTTGTTGGCTGGTAGCGATGAGCAAATAAGGCTTTATCAGAAGTGGGCTGCAAACTATATTGATGCTCAAAAGTTACGCGGTGTGCGGATTGAGACTTTGGAAAATGCACAACCCATGATGCGCAAAACACTCGAACGGGCAGAGCAATTTTTATCGCTCATTGCATTGCTCACTGCCATGATTGCAGCTGTAGCGATATCTTTGTCGGCGCGACGCTATATGATCGGTCAAGCCGATTCCTGTGCGGCACTGAAGTGTTTCGGCGCTACAAGTGCTACGATTTTAAAAAAACAAATGAAAACGTTGTTGGCACTAGGACTATTTGCTGCGCTAGTGGGTTCTGGTTTGGGTTATTTAGTTCAAGAGCTGCTTACTAGGCTATTAGGCAGCTTGATGGTGGGTAATTTACCGGGCATTTCAGTACAGCCAGTGTTATGGAGTGTCCTGTTTACATGGTTCTTATTGCTGGGATTTGCTGGGGCGCCCATCATGGGCTTGGCTAAGGTTTCACCCATGCGCTTAATTCGGAAAGAGTTTGAAATTACGAAGCTTGCCTCTATGTGGGTTGCCATCCTTGGTTTGCTAAGCTGTGCGGTTCTTATTTGGGTTGCGGCGCGCGATGCAAAATTGGCGCTTTGGGTTGGTTTGAGCTTTGCAGGAGCTATTTTCATTTTCTCGATAGCTGCCCGTTTGGTTTTATGGCTTCTCTCAAATATCAATACCCAACACTTTGCACTGCGTTTTACGATTACGGCAATGGGCCGTAGATCTGCCTTTGCGGTAATGCAAATTACTGCCTTGGGAATTGCCTTAATGGCCATCCTGCTTATTCTTCTCTTGCGCCAGGATTTGCTCAGTACTTGGCAAGGCAATATTCCAGCTAATGCTCCGAATCGCTTCATGATTAATATTCAGGGCGATCAGAAGACGGCTATTGCGCAAGCGCTTGAAGCGGGCGGAGTATCTAAACCAGATTTTTATCCCATGGTGAGAGGGCGTCTTATTGCTGTGAATGGCTTAGATGTATCGCCGGCAGATTTTTCAGAAGAAAATGCCAAGCGCCTCATCGATCGTGAATTCAATTTGTCTTATACAGAGCAGTTGCCATTAGGTAATCGAATTGTGTCCGGCCAATGGATTGCCGGTGATAGCCCACAAATCTCCATGGAAACTGGGATTGCCAAA includes:
- a CDS encoding ABC transporter permease, which translates into the protein MSVSDTISAVNPSASAPVAVWSLIDASNAKVGLSGKVNIYTLGGIWTQIRNAQDAWLAQIPQDKIQSASLTFDASQVSSLDGAGIAFLIGVEEAQQKVGANFSLIGLDSRYEPMLHEFDPITNLFPTPAVKPKRSFVVSTGMAAQNLIDDTRGLITFTGHLAADLFWSIRHIKQVRWGDFVNAAVEAGIAALPIVGLVAFLIGVILSFQAAIGMKQFGATTFVGPLAALGIVREMGPLITAILLAGRSSAAFAAEIGTMTVNNEVDALVTGGLSPIRFLVVPRVLAGILVAPILTLFADIVSIIASMFTMLIYGIPFINFYNGMLNAVDVEDICSGLIKATLFGIVISAMGCLRGMQTGTGAAAVGISATRAVVSSIVMIVLVDGIFAFISYKTGF
- a CDS encoding ABC transporter ATP-binding protein, with protein sequence MNTPVTAPSAPYAIEVKDLTVGYGSNILMKDLNFTVNNGEIFVILGGSGCGKSSLLKNIFGLYQPLSGDVLIEGQNITASQGAERQKIMTSFGVMYQQGALFGSMNLLDNVTLFMQEYTQLTQSQMNLLARCKLDLVGLLPYETYMPSDISGGMQKRAAIARAMALDPKILFLDEPSAGLDPITSADLDQTILDLSKNLGITFVIVSHELASIYTIADKVIMLDKTAKGIIAEGDPKVLRDTSPDPRVRQFFNRITTKDAA
- a CDS encoding MlaD family protein encodes the protein MSTNSNPNYFRLGAFVLAAIGVLIAVILIFGSGQLFKKSFMIETYIKQSVTGLDTGATVRFRGVKIGQVTQIGLSGDIYEQDVPFQDRRQYVVVRMQIMGETVNEDLIKEFVKNNLRAQVKSQGITGVNYIEFNFTPVAQTYPPLPYDWKSKYPVIPSLPNQADQIIEGIQKLIDGLNQVNIDGTQKKFDTLLTNLNTMMAGTGKDNDGLIQSVKQMNIIMERIAKVTDKDELNVLMRELVGSMVALRQTITSMQGDTQFTVENLKQTAEQLNEFTRIASQSPSSLIWGEVPAKITLPMNGIQAQSGAAK
- a CDS encoding membrane integrity-associated transporter subunit PqiC, yielding MIKFVLACILVVGLGACSLPTRGPVTPTSWVVAPQRTGAPLKERSDFWLKVGAVSVASPYDGKSLVYRLTDQRYEKDFYNIYSTIPSEMISNSEREWFNKAGIFSATVGQNTSLFPYYTLQATVNEFYGDYRVRPEAVVSVEFFLTVTNSGKSNPLIGANRYTKRIALKDNTPEALVLGQQQALAEILKQYEEQLYKYAGNLPKPMGQ
- a CDS encoding tripartite tricarboxylate transporter substrate binding protein BugE, whose translation is MSLSVQADGFPNKPIRLVVPFAPGGSTDIIARAVGDALGRQLGQPVIVDNKAGGGGSVGALEVMRAPKDGYTIGMATVSTTAANPAINPKIGYDPITDFTAISNIAATPNIIAVNPSFPAKDFKTFMAVLKANPGKYSYSSSGTGGIGHLQTELFKSLTGVFIVHIPYRGAGPALADTVGGQVSMIFDNLPSSFPFIKDGKLVPIVIAAPKRLAQLPNVPTFTEVGLAPVNRMAYYGFLGPAGMPKDIVDKYYAALKVVVNDPAVKKRIEDTGSLINVNGPEAFSKEIKAEYAVYKEVVAKQKLVLD
- a CDS encoding SDR family oxidoreductase, with the protein product MDLGIKGKVALVLASSRGLGQAMAVSLAREGVKVAVTGRNPEGLQKSVELIQAAGGVALALSWDLSDASVIDGLVSQVEKELGPIDILINNTGGPPPTPAAGQDPALWQKSFNDMVLSLIAITDRVLPGMRQRKWGRIITSTTSGAIAPIKNLAISNTLRAALLAWSKTLAAEVAAEGVTVNIIMPGRVATDRLRQLDEARAKRENTSYEEVVKASLRQIPAGRYGDPQEYGDAAAFLASQNASFITGTVMRIDGGQIQAI